The Haloarcula halophila nucleotide sequence GGACAGACGGAGATCGCGTTGTCGCCGCCGACGAACGACGTCACCGCGCCGTGGGGACCGAGTTCGTCGCCCAGTTCCAGCACCGCTCGCCGGATGCGCTGGTGGGCGTCGAAGGCGTGTTCCCGGTCGGTGTACCGGCCGGTCGCGTCGACGACGTCGAAGTGTGCGACGGTGATCGGCCCGGTCGGATAGGCGGTCCGCGAGACGGCCAGTTGCTCGGTCCGGTCGGCGTCCTGTGCGCTCCCGGTGTTTTGCAACGCTTCGCTGGCGGCACCGAGCGCAGCACGCGGTGTCCCCCCTGTCCCGACGCCGACGCTCGCCGTCACGGGATACCGGTTGCGGACGAGCGACTGGAACCGGCGGTGTTGCTCGGGTGTGACCTGGTTCGTCACCGCGAGCAGGTTGTCGTACCGTCCCGGGAAGACGTAGCCGTCGCGGGTCCCGACGAAATCCGCGAGATCCGCGTAGAGGCGGGATTGGAGCGCCTGGAGCGCGGGTTCCGGTCGTGGATCGGGTGTCACAGTCCACGGACCGTAGTCGTCCAACTGCACGAGCGAGAACTGTACGACCGCGTCTGGGCTCTCTGGCACAAGGTACTGTTGGCTCCCAGCGGTTTCACTCTTCGGTTGCCAGAACGGTGACCGCGAGGAAGTCCCGGACGAACACCGCGAGTGACGGAAGTAGGACGAACGGAGCGGCCAGCGCCACCGGATCGGTCGGAACTATCGGGACGAGTGCGACCCAGAGAAACACCATCTGGAGGCCCGAGAGCGGGCGACGCAACAGACTCTTCGGGAGTGGCCCGACCGTCCCGCCGCGGACCCGGTAGAGCCAACACCCCGCCCGGTAGCAGTAGCGAGCGGCCGACAGCGAGAGGTACCATACCGGGAGCCAGCCCCAGGCGACCGCGACCAGCGGAGCCACCAGAAACCCGATGGTATCGACGGCCATGTCCAGTCGCGTGCCGAGGCGGGATTCGGTCCCCAGCGAGCGCGCGAGCGCCCCGTCGATGCTGTCGAGGACGACGGCGACACCGTAGCCGACGGCGGGGACCCAGAGGTACCGCCCTTCCGGTTCGAGAAGGACGAACCCGGCCACGATGCCGATCAGGACGCCCCGGCCGAGCGTGACCGCGTTGGCGACCCCGAGCGACTCCATCGCCACCCCGTCCGTGGTCCGCATCGCCTCGCGGTGCCGCCAGGTGAACACGGCCACGAACCCGACGACGGCGGTCGTCGGGCCGAGCCACAGCCCTGCTGTCTCGGGCATCGTCGTCCCGAAGAGCCAGCGGTACCCCGAACCGACCGCGGCCAGCGCGAGCACGACGAAGGCCACCCCCTCGACCACGCGCCGGCGCTCGGAGAGGGGGGGCAACCCGTCGTGGCTCATCCGTCGCCCACCCCGATTCCGTGTCCCTCGGTGGGGATCGCCGTTCCCGCACCGGCCAGCACCGACGCGAAGTCCTCACCGACGACCGGGACTAGCCCGCGCCGGACCGCGAGCGCGACCGCCGTACGGACGGGTGAGACACCCTGTTGCTCTGCGATTGCCCTCGCCCGCTCGCCGACGAGGGCCGTCGGGTCGTCGAGGAGCGCGAGGACACGGGTCCCCCGTCGGTGGTGTGCCGAGAGCGTCGGCCCGTCCGGTGGCGCGGTCGCTCCGACGAGGGGCCACTCCGTGGCGGTCTCCGGGGGCGTCCCGATGGGGCCGACGGCCCGGACCCGACCGGCGTCTCGGAGTCCAGATGCCGTCCCAAGCCGGTCGCTCGTCGGGTTCGAGAGCAGCAGGGAGTCGACCGGATCGCCCAGTGTTCCGGCGATGCGATCGAGGCCGCGTTCGACCCCGGTCCCATCGGGGACGACGCCGGCGAGGTGCAGCGACCCACGGTCGGCCGTCCCCGGCCCGGCGAGGGCGTCCCCGACGACTCGCGCTCCAGACGGCTCGACGGCGAGCAGCTGGGAGCCGCTGTCGAGCACATCCTCGACACTCTCGGCCGCCCCGTCGCGGACGAACGCACCGACGGGAGGGAGCCGGAGACTGGCCTCTGCGGGCGGCGTATCGAGGAGCTGGTACGTCGGTGCCGGGGCGCGTTCGGGCGTGACACCCGCACCGTCCAGGGAGACCGGATCGTCGCGCTCCGCGACGCGTTCGATGGCCTGGCAGGCGGCGACGACGTGGGCACCACGTCGAGCAGTGGTCCGGGCCGGATCCCCCCGCCGGATCGACCGGGCGAGGGCCGCCGGGCCGTCGGCGTAGGTCCCGGGCCGTTCCGGTCTCGTCGGCGGGACCGGCGTGTAGTCTCTCCCGACTCGCCCGAACTGGACGCGGTCGTCGCTGTCGGTCTGTGCGCCGATGTCGTCGACGTAGAGGGAGCCGTCGTCGCCGTGCAGTTCCAGCCCGTAGAACTCACGGGCTCGGTGTGGCGCGTAGAGACTGGCAGTCAACTGGACGCGTGGCCCGTCACGGTGTTCGAGGACGGCCTCGACGTGGGTCGGGGCATCGGGTCGCTGGCGCTCGCGGTCGGGCCAGGGGCGGGACGTGTCGGCGGTGACGACCCTCTCGAAGGGGCCGAACCAGGCGACGAGCAGGGTCAGCGGGTAGACGGCTCCGTCGTACAGCGGCCCGACCGAGAGGAACGACTCGGGGCGGTCGTGCCACTCCGTGACCCGTCCGACGTGGGCTGTCGCGTCAGCGACCCGGACACGTCCCGTTCGGCCGTCGGCGAGCAACCGCGCGGCGCGTCGCTGTCCTGGATTCGATGGGTTCGTCGGCGCACAGCCGAGCCCCAGGCCACGGTCGGCTGCGAGGTGGACCAACTCCCTCGCCGTCGTCGCGTCGAGTGCCAGCGGTTTTTCGGTGTAGACGTGTCGACCCGCCA carries:
- a CDS encoding GTP cyclohydrolase IIa: MPESPDAVVQFSLVQLDDYGPWTVTPDPRPEPALQALQSRLYADLADFVGTRDGYVFPGRYDNLLAVTNQVTPEQHRRFQSLVRNRYPVTASVGVGTGGTPRAALGAASEALQNTGSAQDADRTEQLAVSRTAYPTGPITVAHFDVVDATGRYTDREHAFDAHQRIRRAVLELGDELGPHGAVTSFVGGDNAISVCPNLPTGVYDEVLAAVRDTTGVEMRVGVGTGETAQAAGQGAKEALESGRATGEWVTTATDAEADD
- a CDS encoding CDP-alcohol phosphatidyltransferase family protein, coding for MSHDGLPPLSERRRVVEGVAFVVLALAAVGSGYRWLFGTTMPETAGLWLGPTTAVVGFVAVFTWRHREAMRTTDGVAMESLGVANAVTLGRGVLIGIVAGFVLLEPEGRYLWVPAVGYGVAVVLDSIDGALARSLGTESRLGTRLDMAVDTIGFLVAPLVAVAWGWLPVWYLSLSAARYCYRAGCWLYRVRGGTVGPLPKSLLRRPLSGLQMVFLWVALVPIVPTDPVALAAPFVLLPSLAVFVRDFLAVTVLATEE
- a CDS encoding Gfo/Idh/MocA family protein, whose product is MECLVVGAGSVAGQYLPELADRAGLTVAAVCDRDEDRAHSGAATVQGRAYTDIETALSAEAAPLVLNLTSHAAHAPVTRRALLAGRHVYTEKPLALDATTARELVHLAADRGLGLGCAPTNPSNPGQRRAARLLADGRTGRVRVADATAHVGRVTEWHDRPESFLSVGPLYDGAVYPLTLLVAWFGPFERVVTADTSRPWPDRERQRPDAPTHVEAVLEHRDGPRVQLTASLYAPHRAREFYGLELHGDDGSLYVDDIGAQTDSDDRVQFGRVGRDYTPVPPTRPERPGTYADGPAALARSIRRGDPARTTARRGAHVVAACQAIERVAERDDPVSLDGAGVTPERAPAPTYQLLDTPPAEASLRLPPVGAFVRDGAAESVEDVLDSGSQLLAVEPSGARVVGDALAGPGTADRGSLHLAGVVPDGTGVERGLDRIAGTLGDPVDSLLLSNPTSDRLGTASGLRDAGRVRAVGPIGTPPETATEWPLVGATAPPDGPTLSAHHRRGTRVLALLDDPTALVGERARAIAEQQGVSPVRTAVALAVRRGLVPVVGEDFASVLAGAGTAIPTEGHGIGVGDG